One Sphingobium sp. CAP-1 genomic region harbors:
- the glgC gene encoding glucose-1-phosphate adenylyltransferase — MQTRHQPIARDAMAYVLAGGRGSRLAELTDKRAKPAVHFGGKARIIDFALSNALNSGIRRIGVATQYKAHSLIRHLQRGWNFLRPERNESFDILPASQRVSESQWYEGTADAVFQNIDIIESYAPEYMVLLAGDHVYKMDYELMLQQHVDSGADVTVGCMEVPRKEASGFGVMHVDEADIITAFVEKPKNPPAIPGQPDMALASMGIYVFQTRFLIEQLRRDADDPASKRDFGGDIIPHIVQHGKAVAHRFSSSCVRAESELVPYWRDVGTIDAYWQASVDLTDVVPSLDLYDRSWPLWTYSEVTPPAKFVHNEDGRRGSATSSLVAGGCIVSGSSLHRSLLFSGVRTHSFSSVTESVIMPDCEIGRGARLHKCVLDSGIIIPPGLIIGENPDYDAQRFRRTESGVCLVTQTMIDRLVA, encoded by the coding sequence ATGCAGACAAGACACCAGCCGATCGCGCGCGATGCCATGGCCTATGTGCTGGCCGGAGGACGGGGAAGCCGGCTGGCGGAACTGACCGACAAGCGCGCCAAGCCGGCGGTCCATTTCGGCGGCAAGGCGCGGATCATCGATTTCGCCCTCTCCAACGCGCTGAACAGCGGCATCCGGCGCATCGGCGTCGCCACCCAATATAAGGCGCACTCGCTGATCCGGCACCTGCAACGCGGCTGGAACTTCCTGCGGCCCGAACGCAATGAGAGTTTCGACATCCTGCCCGCCAGCCAGCGCGTGTCGGAAAGCCAGTGGTATGAAGGGACGGCCGACGCCGTGTTCCAGAATATCGACATCATCGAAAGCTATGCGCCCGAATATATGGTGCTGCTGGCCGGCGACCATGTCTACAAGATGGACTATGAACTGATGCTCCAGCAGCATGTCGACAGCGGCGCGGATGTCACCGTCGGTTGCATGGAGGTGCCGCGCAAGGAGGCGAGCGGCTTTGGCGTGATGCATGTGGATGAGGCCGACATTATCACCGCCTTCGTCGAAAAGCCCAAAAACCCGCCCGCCATCCCCGGCCAGCCCGACATGGCGCTGGCGTCGATGGGCATCTATGTGTTCCAGACCCGCTTCCTGATCGAACAGTTGCGGCGCGACGCCGACGACCCGGCCAGCAAGCGCGATTTCGGCGGCGACATCATCCCCCATATCGTTCAGCATGGCAAAGCGGTGGCGCATCGCTTCTCCAGCAGTTGCGTGCGCGCCGAAAGCGAACTGGTCCCCTATTGGCGCGATGTCGGCACGATCGACGCCTATTGGCAGGCCAGTGTCGACCTGACCGATGTGGTGCCCTCGCTCGATCTGTATGACCGAAGCTGGCCGCTCTGGACCTATTCGGAGGTCACGCCGCCGGCCAAATTCGTGCATAATGAGGATGGCCGGCGCGGTTCGGCGACATCGTCGCTGGTGGCGGGCGGCTGCATCGTGTCGGGTTCCTCGCTGCACCGCAGCCTGCTCTTTTCGGGGGTGCGCACGCACAGCTTTTCGTCGGTGACGGAAAGCGTCATCATGCCCGATTGCGAGATCGGGCGCGGCGCGCGGCTGCACAAATGCGTGCTGGATTCGGGGATCATCATCCCGCCCGGCCTGATTATCGGCGAAAATCCCGATTATGACGCACAGCGTTTCCGCCGGACGGAAAGCGGCGTCTGTCTGGTGACGCAGACGATGATCGACCGGCTGGTGGCCTGA